In Tenacibaculum pacificus, a single window of DNA contains:
- a CDS encoding DUF4258 domain-containing protein, protein MQLLKRFGYYAIGLGFGSLVVFFIWKGKDVSFDYGMDARTLKTIRVRERLFSTNAKQVLATTNIDSTTIATILKNGDVDFGKSKARLKPCPEYFISGKDSLKNIDLHVTRCKSTTTIDKIIIN, encoded by the coding sequence ATGCAATTATTAAAACGTTTTGGATATTACGCAATAGGATTAGGTTTCGGTTCTTTAGTCGTATTTTTTATTTGGAAAGGTAAAGATGTTTCTTTTGATTATGGAATGGATGCTCGCACCTTAAAAACAATTAGAGTTAGAGAACGCTTATTTTCAACGAATGCTAAACAAGTTTTAGCAACTACAAATATTGATAGTACTACAATTGCTACAATTTTAAAAAATGGCGATGTTGATTTTGGAAAAAGTAAAGCGCGTTTAAAACCTTGCCCTGAATATTTTATTAGCGGTAAAGACAGTTTAAAGAATATTGACTTACATGTTACCAGATGTAAATCGACAACTACTATTGATAAAATTATAATAAACTAG
- a CDS encoding alanine dehydrogenase — protein MSNISPFTKEQLMPQPEMLEIKRQKGELFIGLPKETHFEEKRISLSPDAVSALVAHGHRVVVETGAGEGANYSDSEYSEAGAKIAYNIKEAFACTIVLKVAPPSLDEINMLNQQAILISALQLKTRDKKYFKALAKKRITAVAFDYIEDEHGIFPIVKSLSEIAGIASIHIAAELMTTSNGGNGLLFGNISGVPPTDVVILGAGSVGEFAARAAIGLGARVKVFDNSITKLRKLQHSVQSPIYTSTIQPKTLLKALMRCDVVISGLRGKDRSPVIVTEQMIEQMKDGAVIVDVSIDRGGCFETSKITTHSKPTFTQRGVIHYCVPNIPSRYARTASVSISNIFTPYLLNIAEEGGFENAARFDKSLRNGMYLYHGILTNRTVADWFDIPYRDINLLIL, from the coding sequence ATGAGTAATATCTCCCCCTTTACCAAAGAACAGTTAATGCCACAACCTGAAATGCTTGAAATAAAAAGGCAAAAAGGGGAATTATTTATCGGTTTACCTAAAGAAACTCATTTTGAAGAAAAACGAATTAGTTTATCTCCCGATGCTGTTTCTGCTTTAGTAGCTCATGGTCATCGGGTTGTTGTTGAAACAGGTGCAGGAGAAGGTGCTAATTATAGTGATAGTGAATATTCTGAAGCAGGTGCAAAAATAGCATACAATATTAAAGAAGCTTTTGCTTGTACTATTGTGTTAAAAGTAGCACCGCCATCTTTAGATGAAATTAACATGTTAAATCAGCAAGCAATTTTAATATCAGCATTACAACTGAAAACACGCGATAAAAAATATTTTAAAGCCTTAGCTAAAAAACGAATTACCGCAGTTGCTTTTGATTATATAGAAGATGAACACGGTATTTTTCCTATTGTAAAATCGTTAAGTGAAATTGCAGGAATTGCTTCAATACATATTGCCGCTGAATTAATGACTACGTCAAATGGTGGTAATGGACTTTTATTTGGTAATATTAGCGGCGTGCCTCCTACCGATGTTGTTATTTTAGGCGCAGGTAGCGTTGGAGAGTTTGCTGCTAGAGCAGCAATCGGATTAGGTGCCCGTGTTAAAGTATTTGATAATTCAATTACAAAGCTAAGAAAACTACAACATAGTGTACAATCACCTATTTATACCTCTACTATTCAACCCAAAACATTACTCAAAGCATTAATGAGGTGTGATGTTGTTATTAGTGGACTTAGAGGAAAAGATCGTTCTCCTGTAATAGTTACAGAACAAATGATAGAGCAAATGAAAGATGGTGCTGTTATTGTTGATGTTAGTATTGACCGTGGTGGATGTTTTGAAACTTCAAAAATTACAACACACAGCAAACCTACTTTTACACAACGTGGTGTTATTCATTACTGTGTACCAAATATTCCATCAAGATATGCTCGTACTGCTTCAGTTTCAATTAGTAATATTTTTACTCCTTATTTATTAAATATTGCTGAAGAAGGCGGATTTGAAAATGCTGCTCGTTTTGATAAAAGTTTACGAAATGGTATGTATTTATATCATGGAATTTTAACAAACAGAACGGTAGCTGATTGGTTTGACATACCTTATAGAGATATTAATTTATTAATTTTATAA
- the tsaE gene encoding tRNA (adenosine(37)-N6)-threonylcarbamoyltransferase complex ATPase subunit type 1 TsaE — MNKNYSLNELPQIAEEIIKNVQHKVLLFNGEMGVGKTTLIKEICKKLGIEDVAHSPTFSLVNEYQTKNNDIVYHFDFYRIEDEEEAYDMGIEEYFYSNNWCLIEWSENVKNLLPLDAVAINIILLENDQRNIQLKTNKL, encoded by the coding sequence ATGAACAAAAATTATTCTTTAAACGAATTGCCTCAAATAGCAGAAGAAATTATAAAAAATGTACAACATAAAGTGCTACTTTTTAATGGAGAAATGGGCGTTGGTAAAACTACCTTAATAAAAGAAATCTGTAAAAAATTAGGTATTGAAGACGTTGCACACTCTCCTACTTTTTCGTTAGTAAACGAATATCAGACAAAAAATAATGATATTGTGTATCATTTTGATTTCTACCGAATCGAAGATGAAGAAGAAGCATACGATATGGGAATTGAAGAGTATTTTTATAGTAATAATTGGTGCTTAATTGAATGGTCAGAAAATGTTAAAAATTTATTACCTTTAGATGCTGTTGCTATAAACATTATTCTATTAGAAAATGATCAACGTAATATTCAATTAAAAACTAATAAACTATAA
- a CDS encoding HD domain-containing protein: MKNRKTNKLKIINDPIYGFITIPNSLIFDIIEHPYFQRLRRVTQMGLSNMVYPGANHTRFHHAIGCMHLMQKAVQVLRNKDINISDEEANALYVAILLHDIGHGAFSHALEHSIVSGVSHEEISLKFMHALNKEFNGQLSLAIEIFEGKYHRKFLYQLISSQLDIDRLDYLKRDSFYTGVTEGNISSDRLIAMMNVVKDQLVIEEKGIYSVEQFIIARRLMYWQVYLHKTGLVAENTLVNVLKRAKELAIKGVELPAGKALKYFLYNPISEDNFTDTILKIFAELDDYDVMSAIKEWVHHDDFVLSSLAKMIIHRNLFKIEIQNEPFEETYINKIYKKVTENSIIKTADLSYFVLSNKIKHQAYNTNEPIKIYTKKGKLKDIAKASDQLNLRALTKPVIKYYLCYPKKTQLV; encoded by the coding sequence TTGAAAAATAGAAAAACAAATAAATTAAAGATTATAAACGATCCTATTTACGGATTTATAACCATTCCAAATTCTTTAATATTTGATATAATTGAGCATCCTTATTTTCAAAGATTACGACGAGTTACTCAAATGGGATTATCTAATATGGTATATCCTGGAGCAAATCATACTCGTTTTCATCATGCAATTGGCTGTATGCATTTAATGCAAAAAGCGGTACAAGTATTAAGAAACAAGGATATTAATATTTCAGATGAAGAAGCAAATGCCTTATATGTTGCTATTTTATTACATGATATTGGTCATGGTGCTTTTTCACATGCTTTAGAACATAGTATTGTAAGTGGTGTTTCTCATGAGGAAATTTCATTGAAATTTATGCACGCTTTAAATAAAGAGTTTAATGGTCAATTAAGTTTAGCTATTGAAATATTTGAAGGAAAATATCATCGAAAATTTTTATATCAATTAATATCAAGCCAATTAGATATTGATCGTTTAGATTACTTGAAAAGAGATAGTTTTTATACAGGAGTTACTGAAGGAAATATTTCTTCGGATCGTTTAATAGCGATGATGAATGTTGTTAAAGATCAATTAGTAATTGAAGAAAAAGGAATTTATTCTGTTGAACAATTTATTATTGCTCGTCGTTTAATGTATTGGCAAGTATATTTACATAAAACTGGTTTGGTTGCCGAAAATACTTTAGTAAATGTTTTAAAAAGAGCAAAAGAACTAGCAATAAAAGGTGTTGAATTGCCAGCAGGAAAAGCATTAAAATATTTTTTATATAATCCTATTTCTGAAGATAACTTTACAGATACGATTTTAAAAATATTTGCTGAATTAGATGATTATGATGTGATGTCGGCAATAAAAGAATGGGTACATCATGACGATTTTGTGCTTTCATCTTTAGCAAAAATGATTATTCATCGAAATTTATTTAAAATTGAAATTCAGAACGAACCTTTTGAAGAAACTTATATCAATAAAATTTATAAAAAAGTTACAGAAAATAGCATCATAAAAACTGCTGATTTAAGTTATTTCGTTTTATCAAATAAAATTAAACATCAGGCATATAACACTAATGAACCGATTAAAATTTACACCAAAAAAGGAAAATTAAAAGACATCGCTAAGGCGTCAGATCAATTAAATTTAAGAGCTTTAACAAAGCCTGTCATTAAATATTACTTATGTTATCCTAAAAAAACACAATTAGTTTAA